The Oscillatoria sp. FACHB-1407 genomic interval TTGTCTAATATCAACCATCCATTTTCGAGTAGCGATTAGATACCAAGCCAAGGCTAAGCAGCTACCATGTTTTAAGGCAAATTTAGTGTCACAACTAGCCGCAACTTTAGCTAATAATTCATCGTTTTCTAAAATCAATTGAGTCAATTCAGCATAAGCTTGAACCAATAAGTTCTCCCGAATAGGTGGCTTTGCACCTTCGTGCATATACTTACGCATATGTTTCACGTTTTCTACCAAATCTGTTGAGATCTCGTTCTCTGTCATAATCACGAAGCGAACGTTGCGAGCCTCCCAGTATCTCCGCCGGATCTCTAGCTTTTCAAGATGCCTTTTTCCTGATTTTGTTAAAGGATTGAGTTCTTCAAGAGGTTTGACCTCAATTGCAAAATGGTCTTCACCAAAATTTGTTTCTATACAAGCAATAAGATCTGTAGTTGCAGTTACTGGCTTCTGCGTCTTTGGATCTACTGGATGTTTGATATCTAATTGCTCTGCAATCCACAGCGTTTCTGTTAGATCAAGCTCGACTTGCATATAGAGATCAGAGATTTTAGTCGCCCATTCAATCATGCAAAAGACCGAGAGTTCAAGCCCACTCATCACGTGATAGGTTCTTCCCGTAATGTGGCTTTTGATCCGACTCACTCGCCCTTTCGAAGAGAACGTCCTAACTGTCAAATTTGAGCGATACTTTGGCTGTTCGTTTTTATGTGTCATAATCCTTATTCCCCAAAGGAGCTTTAGCAAAAGCCGCCTAATACCTTGGACAAACTTTTTTCAGTCGCAGCAAGTTATTGCGCCTCTTTTTGACCCGTAGCTACGTACACGCCAACAATAAGATGTGTGAATGGGTCTGTCACATACACCAAATATGGATGGTGAGGTATCGTCTCTTGTTTAAGCGCAGTCTGCCTAAATGCAGATGGAGAAAAAGATCTCAAAAATTTGGGAAAACCTTTTAGCCAAATCCACACTCTTGATGTGATGTTTTGTATTAAGTGCTGAGCAAATTGTCCTGTCCTTCCATCTTTGAAGCTATTTAAAGAGTTTCGCAGGATTGCAAAGTAGTACTTCGGTGATTTATCCATCATGGTCTTGCTTGGATTTTTACTTGATACTAGGTGAACATCAAGTCGTGTTGAACCGACGTAGTAAATCCTTAATTCGGGAAGATTTGGCTGACCTGTTTTAGACATAAAAATCCTCCTGCAATGATGCAGAAATTTGTTTAACTTAGGAACGTTGTTTGGAAGAAGCGGGAATTACGATTAGAAGCAATAGGAATTGCTCTCGAATTACAAACTGAGCTTTTCAACTGCTTCTTGATTTCGATTTTTGTTTATTACCCGTGCAAATAGGGGTAGAGGGTACAGCCTTGAAAGACTCTATTGAATTACCGGAACCTCAGAGATTGCCTCGTCAAAGATTCCTCGAGTGGGTAAACCAATTTCACCCCCCCGGAAAAATTATCTTAGGTAGCAAGGACTGAGCCAAGTTTTGAAAACGTCAAAAATTAGAATATACACAATCTTACACAACATCTAGCTTTTTGCAATATATGCTGTGGAAAAGTTCCTGTAGAAGTTGTTAAGATGTTAAGTGCCAAAGATGTAGGTTGTCTAATCTACATCTGTTTTCTCCAGCAACTTCTGCTCCCCCTCAAGGATTTGTGATCTCCCTCAGGGATTGAAACTAGAGGTATCAACGTAGGATCATGAAAGGATTCATTTGATTACCCCGGAGCAACAAATGCCCAAGGGACACAAGCGCACTAAAGGCGTTCCTGAGCTTCACAACGAGTTGAAAGGACGAGTTAACCTCTCCTTAACCCCTCAAGCTGTAGAGGGTTTGGACGTATTGGCAGCAGAACGAGGGCTGTCCCGCTCAGAATTGATTGAAAGAATTGGTCGCAAAGAAATTCCGCTGAGCGATCCTATAAGCTCAAGTTCCCGGGTATTTGATAAGTCAGTCTACTCATTTATTGAGCAGTCTCTACAGTCACTGCCCTCTTTAGATGAGATTGAAATATCCAAAGTCCATATTCTTCCATTTACTGATCGCGCCTCACTGCCAAGCAAGCCAGGTGGTTTTGTTGTTAGCGATTGGGTCCATACATACTACAACTCCGACATGAACCTTTATAATTTCTTTCAAGATGAAACTATTGTTAAGTATATGGAGATGCAGTTTGGAGGTTTACCAGACAACCTCTTCATTCTTTGGCTAACTTGTGATCCTCGAAGATTAAGGCTTATTTGGTCAGATGTAAAAGAAGCTTTTGAGAATATTCGGGAAGAAATGCTGCTCCGATCGCTGCTTCGAGATCGTCTTCAAATTCAGAAAAGGGGTTCTGTTGAACGTGTAACTAGTTACGAAGAACCACTTGATGAGCCTACTTAAAGTAGACGAGTATGTAGGACTTTGAAACCTGTGGAGAAACTAATACAACATAGTTCAAAAACATTCCAGAACAAGCTAGTACAGCAAAAAATAAGTTGTGTAAGGGGTGAAGGGGTTCCACCCCTTCTTGGGGGCGAAGCCCCCAAACCCCCATGTTGCAAAATTTAGTGTTTGCAACACTAGTACGCGATCGCATCCCCGAAATCATTCGGCAATCTGGACGAGAGTGTGGGGTGGAAACGATGGATGAGGAGGAATTCCGCCAGGCATTGCGGGCAAAGTTGGTGGAAGAAGCGCAAGAGGCAGCAGCGGCTATTGACGCAGATTTGGTAACGGAACTTGCTGATTTGTGCGAGGTTATGGATGCTCTCATGGTGGCTTCTGGGATTGACCGAGAAACCGTTTTAAAGGAGCAAAAACGCAGACGACTTGAGCGGGGTGGGTTCAGTCGTCGTATTCGGTTGCTCTGGAGTGGGGCAGACTAGAGACAGGATTACCAGGAGTCGTCTCTTTGAGTCTGAAGGATCTCGAATTACGCAACCAGTACCGTAGCGATCGCCACAATCTGCTGGAGGACTTCTACATCCCCTGATTGGAGCGATCGCTCACCTACGATCAAGCGATCGGCTTCTTCCTCAGCATTTCCCTGGTGGCAAAGACAAAGGGGCTTTCAGCACCGAGAGTGGAGTTAGGCAGAATGCAGCTGGTTGCTTCGCTTAATTGGTCTCAGGAGGGCCGCTGACGCGATCGCCCAAAGACGCAAGCAGCGGAAGGTCGGCAAAGCAGCCTTAGTGCGAGAACTGCAGCAACTAGCAGATAACAGATTGGGGACTAGGCTGGGTTTTGAGCATGGTGCTGGAAATTATGCTGACAGTTCATCAGAATCTTTACTAGCAAGGCATTTACAATGAAAAACTGGGTATTTTTAGGAATCTTGGTGACTAGGTGTTCATCTTCACAGGGGCAGTCACTGAGAATGCTAATTAACGTTCTCTACTTGTAGCGATCGCTGCATTTAAGCTTAAACAGGTAAAAAGGACCTCTCGACAGCGAGAATTGCTGACAAATATGGGAATACTGAATAAAAAGGCATTGCTGAGCTTGGGATTTCCCTGGCTCGGAAGGGCTTGGCTGCTCGATGAATCAAACTGAATCTGGGATTATCAACGTGCTCAAGCAGGGCGCTCCACTTCGGGCTGGCGATATTGCAAAGGCTCTCAGCATTTCGCGCCGAGAGGTGAATCACTATCTTTATACCTCGTTAAACGGGTTGGTCACCCAGGATTCCCAATATAAATGGACACTCAAATCAGCCTCAAAAGTCGAAGGTGAGCAACTTTTAATTTCTTTTGAGGAACAGCCCGTAAGCTCTACCCTAAACGAGCTACTGACGCAGCATCAGCAGTGCCAGCGCGAAGCTTCCCTTGAGGACACTTTGCAATCGTTGATAAATTCCCCTGAAGAGTAGTACGTATGGCAGGCGAATTTAGGAATGATTTAGGGGGGCAGGGTGTTATACGGGGGCTATCGGGTCATTACCGCAGTGGAGCTTCCAGCCTTGGTAAAGAATTTTTTGCTCCCTGTCTCAAGTATTGTTCAGCATATCGACGAGCTGTTGGTTATTTTTCTAGCAAAGCATTACTTGCGTGGTTGGAAGTGTTGCCTCGCTTTGCTACAGAATCCGTAACCATTCATCTACTCATTTCCCCTGAGTTATCTGATGAAGATCGTGATGCTTTAGAGAAAGCACTCAACGAAGAGGAGCGCCAGCAACTGAGAAAAGTTTCAGTTGAACGATTGCTCCAAGAAACGTTAGAAGACTCATCCTTGCCCAAGGCTATAAAAGCTAGAGTGCGATTATTTGCCTGGATGGTAGCCAATGATCATCTCATTCTCCGGTTTGCTTTTCCAGAGCACGTTGAACAACCTGGAATTTTTCATGAGAAGATTGGCGTTTTTCAGTTTCCTTGGGGCGATCATGTTGCGTTCACTGGCTCAGCAAATGAGTCAGAACATGGCTATGAGCGTAACTATGAATCAATCGATGTCTACCGAAGCTGGATTGTTGGTGACGAAGAGCGAGTTCGGATTAAGCAGGAGCAGTTTGAGGAAGCCTGGTCAGCGAAGGCTGTTGGGTTAAAAGTATTACCACTATCTCCTGAATCAGCCGCACTGATTCGCAGTAAAGCTCCTAATGAAAAACCAGTAGTGGCTTCCAAAAATGGCTTTACCCTACCCAGTGTGAAGGAGAAGCCAACTGATTATGGACATGAGCCAGAAGAACCCTTAAAGCACATCAATGTTAAAAACCAGTGGCGGCATCAGGATGAAGCAGTCGCTCAGTTTCTAGAGGTGAAGCACGGGGTTTTAGAAATGGCAACGGGCACAGGCAAAACCCGCACTGCTATTCAAGCCCTGACAGCTTTGGATACGCAGGGGCAAATTGATGGAATTATTATCAGCACTGACGGCACCGATTTATTGGATCAGTGGCGTAAGGAAATTGAATTCTGGGCGATTAAACGCCCGCAGCCTTATCGGGTGTTAAGGCATTTTGCCCAGCATCATGAATTGGGCGAATTTGCCTTGAATCCGAAGCGGGCTGTCCTGGTTATCTCTCGCGAACAATTGGCTTCTTTATTTAGCCGTCTTGAACCTGCTCAAAAAGAGCGGCTGATTATTATTCAGGATGAGGTGCATGGCTTGGGAAGCCCATCACTGCGATCGCAGTTAGCGGGTCAGCATCAGGCATTTGGCTATCGATTAGGGCTGAGTGCAACACCAGAACGAGAATATGACCAGGGTGGAACGCAGTTTATTTTTGATGAAATTGGTGAGGTTTTCTTTGAGTTTGGCTTGGAGGAAGCGATCGAGCGCGGAATCTTGTGTGAGTTTGACTATATTCCGTTAACATACCTCCTCACGGATAGCGATCGTCAGCGGTTGCGGCAGGTTTATGCGAAACGCTCGGCACGCCAGCGAGAAGGTAAACCCATGACGCAGCAAGAATTATGGACAGAACTTGCGCGGGTCTATAAAACTGCTGAGAAAAAGCCGGAAGTCTTCGCTGATTTTCTGCAACAAAATCCTCAGATTATTGAATCCGCCATTATTTTTGTGGAAGACAAGGCTTACGGGGAGCCAATTTTAGAAACGCTGCACAACTACACGTACCGTTATCGTACCTACTACGCAGAGGACGATCGCCGTAATTTAGTCGATTTTGCAAAAGGCAAAATTGATTGCTTGGTCACCTGTCACCGAATTTCGCAGGGAATCGACATCCGAAATCTCAAAAATGTCATTTTATTCTCGTCCGCACGGGCACGCCTGGAAACCATTCAGCGAATTGGGCGATGTCTGCGTTCTGATCCTAATTCTCCTGATAAACGAGCAATAGTCATTGATTTTGTGCGATCGACGGAGGATGACGAGAGTGAATTTAATGCGGATGACGATCGGTGTATGTGGCTGTCTGAGCTTTCTCAAATTAGGAGGGTGGAGTAGATGTCCAATTTAGATCGTGAGGTGATTAAGGCAATTCAAGAGGCAGTCCGTGAGGCAGGGCAGCCCGATAAAGTTGCCAAGCGCATTGAGGCATGGCTGAATGCGATGAGCACCTCTGAACTCAGTGCCACCGATGAGCAAGGGTATTTGGAAAATGTGCGGGCTGCGATAACCGTCAACGTTACTGGAGGCAGTGATGAGGATTGAGTTAGCAGGTTGGAGTAGTGAGGGGTTACGCTGTCCCGACATTGAAATTAAATTAATGACTGACGACAGGATTGCCCCTGTATCGCTGATCCAGATGCCCAATGGCACGGATAAAACCACAACTCTGACGATGATTCGAGCCGCTATGAGTGGTGAAGCTCAGGGGTGGACTGCCGGGAAAATTAAAAGCCTACGCCGTCCAGCTGAAGCACTTTCAGAGGGTAGATTTATTCTGAATTTGAGAGTTGATGACCAATCCTTGACAATCCCCTACTTGCCATCTGCTCAATTGTTAGGTAGACATTTATCATGCCTAGCAACCCAGACAAAAAATCAGTTCGAGATCTGGAAGCACTCGTTTACTACGCCAAGAAATTTGAGCGGTTACGGGTCGATCGCGCTCATGGTATAGCTCCTCATAAACCTATTTTGTTACTGTCTGTAATTGAACAAATTAGAAGAGAGAGCATTACAGAGAACAAAATTTATTTATCCTCTGAACTGATTCAAACATTTCTTAAATACTGGAGTTATCTAGGCTCGTTTAATCATAATCCTGACATTGCTAGACCCTTCTTTCACATGAGAAGTGGTAAGTTTTGGCATCTATGGGCAAATCCAGGTTATGTAAAACTAATCTCCTCCAAAGAGAAGTTAAAAACTCTTTCAGAAGTCAAAGAATCAATTAAATATGCTTACTTAGATGAAGAACTATTTGAATTTCTACAAGACCCAATTCTAAGAAGTAGTTTAGTTACTGTGTTAGTTGCTCGATGGTTTCCGGGTAAGTTTGAGTTAGTCGAAGAGATTTCGCAAACTGATGAATTTCGAGATCCGCCAGAATATCTGAGAGATGGTTATTGGGAGCTTTATAACGAGCGATGAAGAAAGACCTAAGCTACTACGCTAAGAAATTTACAAAGCTAGGAGTCGATCGCGCTCACGGAGTTGCACCACACAAACCAACTCTATTACTCTCTGTGATTGAACAATTTGACAAAGGCAGAATACAGCATAATCAAATTTATTTAACTCCTGAACTAATTGCTACCTTCCTCAAATACTGGTCAAACTTGGTAACTACCGATCATCGATCAGACATTTCTTTGCCCTTCTTCCATCTCACAGGCGATAAATTCTGGCATCTTATGCCTAATCCTGGTTTTGAGGCAACGATTGCAAGTAGAACTAAAATCAAAGGTTTAGCAGCACTCCGCAATACAGTTAAATATGCGTATGTAGATGATGAATTATTTGAGTATTTACAAGATGTGAGTTCAAGAGTTCATTTAGCCGAAACTTTAGTTTCAACATGGTTTCCAGCTAAGACACAACAGCTAGAAAAACTTTATCAAGTTGATGGGCTAGATAATATTCAGTTGAGATTATTTGAAAAAGGTGGTGCAGTCTACACAACAGAAGACATTAAGGATCAAGATAAGACATTCGTAAGAAACGCTGCATTTCGTCGTAATGTAGTCTCCCTGTATCTACAACATTGTGCCCTTTGCCGGTTGAAGATTGTTAGCCGAGATAGCCAGAATATTGTAGATGGAGCGCACATCAAACCATTTTCAGAGTTTCATGATGATCGCTTTGATAATGGAATCGCTCTTTGTAAAAATCATCACTGGGCATTTGATCGTGGTTGGTTTGGTATTGGTGACGATTACAGAATCATCATTCCTCACGATCGTTTCCATGAAAAAAGCCCAACAAATATGCGACCACTTGAAGATTTTGATGGAGAAGCAATCCTTTTACCAAATCAAGAAATTTACAATCCAAGAATTGATTCTCTTCAATGGCATCGCTCATTCTGGAAAATTGCCTAATCTGATTCCATACCCGTTTCCGAATCAGGACTCATATAGAGCTTTCTATATTCTGCGGCTGCATCTGGGTTAATTTCTCCTAAAGCCTGAATGATGGCGATGACGGTTTCTGAAGTGGGATCTCTCACTTCATTTGCCCAACGATAGACATTCGATCGCCCCACACCTAACTGATCAGCCAGCTTAATTTGGCTGATGTTGTATTGCTCCAACACCATTTTTAGAACTCGACCTGCTTTTCCCATGACATAGATCGTGTCAGAGGATGATCAACTCGTAAAGGAGTGAGTCCTAATGGACTACAAAACGAGGTATAGTAAGGAAGCTCACAGCCAAGTGGACTTTGCTTTTCCCTGCTTGTAGTCCATTAAGGCGACAAAAACAGGAGATTCATCTATGAGTTTTGTGGAAAATGGAGGGGTTAACCCTCCTGCTGATCCGCCTGCCGATTTTTCTGATAGTCGTTCATCGAACGAAGAACCTATAAAAATGACGCTCACCGCTTCCCGTCAAGCTGTAGATCGCATGATCCTTCTATTACACAACCGCAACATCATTGCAGGCAGTGAATGGAGCAGACCGATCGCCATTAAAAACTCGGCGGAAGTGATTAGTGTTGCTAGTCGAATGATTCAAATCGATTAATATCGGCAGTGACAGGCTTGCCAACCTTGTTGTAAAAGCTGTCACTGCTTGATTAGATCTCATCAAACAACAATGGTTGAATGCTTCCATCAGGCAGTATGTCAGGAAGCCACTCATCACCTCGGTGTTCTGTGCCGTCCCAGCGTTCAGGGTAGGTGTTTGCGGCAATCAGTTCTTCAATCCGCGCCAGTTCTTCATCATTAATCAGGTTGAGTTCTGGTTTACCGAGCGATCGCGCTGCCTCATTCACTTCTGCCTG includes:
- a CDS encoding helix-turn-helix domain-containing protein; the encoded protein is MGKAGRVLKMVLEQYNISQIKLADQLGVGRSNVYRWANEVRDPTSETVIAIIQALGEINPDAAAEYRKLYMSPDSETGMESD
- a CDS encoding CxC ATPase DNA modification system associated small protein; the encoded protein is MSNLDREVIKAIQEAVREAGQPDKVAKRIEAWLNAMSTSELSATDEQGYLENVRAAITVNVTGGSDED
- a CDS encoding HNH endonuclease, coding for MKKDLSYYAKKFTKLGVDRAHGVAPHKPTLLLSVIEQFDKGRIQHNQIYLTPELIATFLKYWSNLVTTDHRSDISLPFFHLTGDKFWHLMPNPGFEATIASRTKIKGLAALRNTVKYAYVDDELFEYLQDVSSRVHLAETLVSTWFPAKTQQLEKLYQVDGLDNIQLRLFEKGGAVYTTEDIKDQDKTFVRNAAFRRNVVSLYLQHCALCRLKIVSRDSQNIVDGAHIKPFSEFHDDRFDNGIALCKNHHWAFDRGWFGIGDDYRIIIPHDRFHEKSPTNMRPLEDFDGEAILLPNQEIYNPRIDSLQWHRSFWKIA
- a CDS encoding ribbon-helix-helix domain-containing protein, whose amino-acid sequence is MPKGHKRTKGVPELHNELKGRVNLSLTPQAVEGLDVLAAERGLSRSELIERIGRKEIPLSDPISSSSRVFDKSVYSFIEQSLQSLPSLDEIEISKVHILPFTDRASLPSKPGGFVVSDWVHTYYNSDMNLYNFFQDETIVKYMEMQFGGLPDNLFILWLTCDPRRLRLIWSDVKEAFENIREEMLLRSLLRDRLQIQKRGSVERVTSYEEPLDEPT
- a CDS encoding TnsA endonuclease N-terminal domain-containing protein; translation: MSRIKSHITGRTYHVMSGLELSVFCMIEWATKISDLYMQVELDLTETLWIAEQLDIKHPVDPKTQKPVTATTDLIACIETNFGEDHFAIEVKPLEELNPLTKSGKRHLEKLEIRRRYWEARNVRFVIMTENEISTDLVENVKHMRKYMHEGAKPPIRENLLVQAYAELTQLILENDELLAKVAASCDTKFALKHGSCLALAWYLIATRKWMVDIRQIIDPSKKLNFLLQPPLEF
- a CDS encoding nucleoside triphosphate pyrophosphohydrolase, whose amino-acid sequence is MLQNLVFATLVRDRIPEIIRQSGRECGVETMDEEEFRQALRAKLVEEAQEAAAAIDADLVTELADLCEVMDALMVASGIDRETVLKEQKRRRLERGGFSRRIRLLWSGAD
- a CDS encoding DEAD/DEAH box helicase family protein translates to MAGEFRNDLGGQGVIRGLSGHYRSGASSLGKEFFAPCLKYCSAYRRAVGYFSSKALLAWLEVLPRFATESVTIHLLISPELSDEDRDALEKALNEEERQQLRKVSVERLLQETLEDSSLPKAIKARVRLFAWMVANDHLILRFAFPEHVEQPGIFHEKIGVFQFPWGDHVAFTGSANESEHGYERNYESIDVYRSWIVGDEERVRIKQEQFEEAWSAKAVGLKVLPLSPESAALIRSKAPNEKPVVASKNGFTLPSVKEKPTDYGHEPEEPLKHINVKNQWRHQDEAVAQFLEVKHGVLEMATGTGKTRTAIQALTALDTQGQIDGIIISTDGTDLLDQWRKEIEFWAIKRPQPYRVLRHFAQHHELGEFALNPKRAVLVISREQLASLFSRLEPAQKERLIIIQDEVHGLGSPSLRSQLAGQHQAFGYRLGLSATPEREYDQGGTQFIFDEIGEVFFEFGLEEAIERGILCEFDYIPLTYLLTDSDRQRLRQVYAKRSARQREGKPMTQQELWTELARVYKTAEKKPEVFADFLQQNPQIIESAIIFVEDKAYGEPILETLHNYTYRYRTYYAEDDRRNLVDFAKGKIDCLVTCHRISQGIDIRNLKNVILFSSARARLETIQRIGRCLRSDPNSPDKRAIVIDFVRSTEDDESEFNADDDRCMWLSELSQIRRVE